Proteins found in one Mucilaginibacter gracilis genomic segment:
- a CDS encoding SusC/RagA family TonB-linked outer membrane protein, producing the protein MKLVTLILITAIVQVSASSYAQRITLTAKNSPLIDVFDQIRAQTGYDFLFTASTLKGSAPVSVNVENIELNDALNQIFKGQALEFKIENKSVIVSKKELSLLEKVSQMLALPMHINGVVIGENTPLPGVTIINKRTGKGTVTNLNGEFNLNDINENDVLTFNYIGYEKYELVVKEKKTANIIVTMKLSTSKLDEVQVVAYGQKTSQRISTGAIAKVTAEEIAKQPVTNVLQALSGQVPGLLITQNSGTPGAAINVQIRAAKSLPSVPDGNGNTIPATGIAPLYIVDGVPFLSEPVYTAGGNTVGYLKPSFGNNPLNIINPSDIESIEILKDADATSIYGSRGGNGVILITTKKGKSGKTKLSVNFSNGISDVANLHKVSDMTPAQYLEVRRKAFANSGATPTTTNAPDLMVWDTTKSTDFQKLLMGKTAHATDASTTFSGGNSQTNFLLSGTYHNETTVIPGDYKYSRGSAHLAVEHNSLDRKFTANITATLALDQNNNVARQSTTTDLGAVAFSQAPNFPLYNAAGTGLYWFNLNTSSLQYENPLKYMYQKYSAKNNNLIGGILLKYTPVKGLNIKLNTSYNKLVSDAQDLAYSQSINPLSGTLPSAKRQQNDVETWNVEPQIDYTLKISRGELNLLSGATFQDNQYDQPIYVVATNYSSDALLGSISGAGAGSVNVYNFNSEYKYQSFFGRANYNWLNKYVLNVNYRRDGSSKFGANKRFGNFGSVGGAWIFTQENIFKNALPALSYGKLRASYGSTGNDQIPNYLYLDSYKTTLYGYNGTTGLAPNSLANPDLQWEVNKKLEFALDLGFLKDRILLTGAWFRNRVNNSLVSIPQSTVTGFSSYYGNLPAIIEKKGFEFTLTTQNFKSKNFNWVTNFNISFVQSKLLSFPGIENTLYTSSLVVGSSLSTIYAYHYTGLSPTTNLPTIEDANNSGSTNITRTSETGLAAYGLGDKVAVGKTDPDFYGGMSNTFRYKNFQLDIMLQFTGHSIQYGIDYYAGTAPPGYNAVNMSSYMYDLFKQTNGKIATRTFGINTDGTAYNSYTKYIQSDAVLSDGAYLRLKNVAFSYTFKDSWVNSLKMSSARFYLQGQNLLTFTKFKGYDPETPASNIPPLRTIIAGVNFSF; encoded by the coding sequence ATGAAGTTAGTTACTCTGATTTTAATAACAGCTATTGTACAGGTGAGCGCAAGCTCCTATGCACAACGGATCACGTTAACGGCAAAAAACTCACCTTTAATAGATGTATTTGATCAAATCAGAGCACAAACCGGATACGACTTTCTTTTCACTGCGTCAACACTCAAAGGTTCCGCACCTGTTAGTGTAAACGTAGAGAATATTGAACTGAATGATGCTTTGAACCAGATATTTAAAGGACAAGCGCTGGAATTTAAAATCGAAAACAAATCAGTTATCGTTTCTAAAAAGGAATTGTCGCTGTTAGAGAAAGTATCCCAAATGTTAGCCTTGCCGATGCACATCAATGGTGTTGTAATCGGTGAAAACACCCCGCTACCCGGTGTAACCATTATCAACAAAAGAACCGGAAAAGGAACGGTAACCAACCTGAATGGTGAATTCAATTTGAATGACATCAATGAGAATGATGTGCTGACATTTAATTATATTGGTTACGAAAAATACGAACTGGTTGTAAAAGAAAAAAAGACAGCTAATATAATTGTGACGATGAAGTTGAGCACCTCCAAGCTCGATGAAGTTCAGGTAGTGGCTTACGGACAAAAAACCAGTCAGCGTATTAGTACCGGTGCTATTGCAAAGGTAACTGCTGAAGAAATAGCTAAACAACCAGTGACCAATGTACTGCAGGCTTTATCAGGTCAGGTACCCGGCCTGCTCATCACCCAGAATAGCGGTACGCCCGGGGCAGCCATCAATGTACAGATCAGGGCAGCCAAATCTTTGCCATCTGTTCCCGATGGCAATGGCAACACTATACCTGCCACAGGCATAGCCCCCTTATATATTGTTGATGGTGTTCCCTTTCTTTCAGAACCTGTTTATACAGCGGGTGGCAATACTGTAGGCTACCTGAAACCTTCTTTTGGTAATAACCCTTTAAATATTATTAATCCAAGTGATATTGAAAGTATTGAAATATTGAAAGATGCCGATGCTACTTCTATTTACGGTAGCCGGGGCGGTAACGGAGTAATCTTAATTACCACGAAAAAAGGAAAATCAGGTAAAACAAAGCTGAGCGTTAATTTCAGTAACGGCATATCGGATGTGGCCAACCTGCACAAGGTATCTGACATGACGCCTGCACAATATCTGGAAGTCAGGCGCAAAGCATTTGCCAATTCGGGTGCTACCCCAACGACTACTAACGCGCCCGATTTGATGGTATGGGATACCACCAAATCTACCGATTTTCAAAAATTATTAATGGGGAAAACTGCCCATGCTACAGATGCTTCCACCACGTTTTCCGGAGGGAACAGCCAAACCAATTTCCTTTTGAGCGGTACTTATCATAACGAAACAACGGTAATACCCGGAGATTATAAATATAGCAGAGGGAGCGCGCATTTAGCAGTTGAACACAACTCGTTAGACCGGAAGTTTACAGCAAATATCACTGCTACTTTAGCGCTCGACCAGAATAATAACGTGGCCAGGCAGTCAACTACGACAGACCTAGGCGCTGTAGCTTTCAGCCAGGCACCTAATTTTCCATTATATAATGCCGCAGGCACAGGTTTATATTGGTTTAACCTCAATACTTCTTCGCTACAGTATGAAAACCCGCTGAAATACATGTACCAAAAATATTCAGCTAAAAATAACAATCTTATCGGCGGCATCCTGCTGAAGTACACACCGGTAAAGGGCTTGAATATTAAATTGAATACATCCTATAATAAATTGGTTTCCGATGCGCAGGACCTTGCTTACTCGCAAAGTATCAATCCTTTATCAGGTACGCTTCCATCGGCCAAACGCCAGCAAAATGATGTGGAAACATGGAATGTGGAACCACAGATAGATTACACGCTGAAGATAAGCCGCGGGGAACTGAATTTACTTTCGGGCGCGACTTTTCAGGATAATCAATACGACCAACCTATCTATGTAGTGGCCACTAATTACAGCTCTGATGCATTGTTAGGTTCAATTTCGGGTGCCGGTGCGGGTTCCGTTAATGTTTACAATTTTAATTCCGAATATAAATATCAGTCTTTTTTCGGACGTGCTAACTATAACTGGTTAAACAAATACGTCCTGAATGTCAATTACAGGCGGGATGGCTCTTCCAAGTTTGGTGCTAATAAACGTTTTGGAAACTTTGGTTCTGTTGGCGGTGCCTGGATATTCACGCAAGAGAACATTTTTAAGAATGCGCTTCCGGCATTGAGTTATGGAAAACTAAGGGCAAGTTACGGTTCTACCGGTAACGACCAGATCCCTAATTACCTTTATTTGGATTCTTATAAAACCACATTGTATGGTTATAATGGTACAACTGGCCTGGCGCCAAACTCACTTGCCAACCCTGACCTGCAATGGGAGGTTAATAAAAAACTGGAATTTGCACTTGACCTGGGGTTTTTAAAAGATCGGATACTTTTAACAGGTGCCTGGTTCCGCAACAGGGTGAATAATTCACTGGTGAGCATCCCTCAAAGTACGGTTACAGGTTTTAGCTCATATTACGGCAATTTACCCGCTATCATTGAGAAAAAAGGCTTTGAGTTTACTTTAACTACCCAGAATTTCAAAAGCAAAAATTTCAACTGGGTTACTAATTTCAATATCTCCTTTGTACAAAGTAAGTTATTATCCTTCCCTGGTATAGAAAATACGCTGTATACCAGTTCTTTGGTAGTAGGGTCGTCGCTTAGCACCATTTATGCTTATCATTACACAGGCCTTTCACCCACTACTAATTTACCAACGATAGAAGATGCCAACAATAGTGGTTCAACCAATATTACACGCACCTCCGAAACCGGCCTGGCCGCTTATGGCTTGGGCGATAAGGTGGCCGTTGGTAAAACCGACCCGGATTTTTATGGCGGGATGAGCAATACCTTCAGGTATAAAAATTTCCAGTTAGACATCATGTTGCAATTTACCGGGCACAGCATACAATACGGTATAGATTATTATGCCGGAACTGCCCCTCCGGGATACAACGCGGTAAACATGTCCAGTTATATGTACGATTTATTTAAGCAAACAAACGGAAAAATAGCCACGCGCACCTTCGGGATCAATACGGATGGCACAGCCTATAACAGCTATACTAAATACATCCAGTCTGACGCCGTACTTAGCGATGGCGCTTATTTAAGGTTAAAGAATGTGGCGTTTTCGTACACTTTTAAAGATAGCTGGGTTAATAGCTTAAAAATGAGTTCGGCCCGCTTCTACCTGCAAGGCCAAAACCTGCTCACTTTTACCAAATTTAAGGGTTACGATCCGGAGACCCCGGCAAGTAATATCCCGCCACTACGTACAATTATTGCAGGTGTTAACTTCTCATTCTAA
- a CDS encoding RagB/SusD family nutrient uptake outer membrane protein, with protein MIAYETASTIYQGTPYYYFSKYKQKLTNTTATGEYVTYLRLAEQYLIRAEARAKQGNLAGAIADINVIRTRAGLLNTTAVLQPDILLAIEQERRIELFGEYGHRWNDLRRTGRANAVLGALKTTWTANAALYPIPKTEIQNNSNLTQNPGY; from the coding sequence ATAATTGCTTATGAGACGGCCTCAACAATTTACCAGGGAACGCCATATTACTATTTTTCTAAATATAAACAAAAGCTTACAAATACAACCGCAACAGGCGAGTATGTTACCTACCTGCGTTTGGCCGAACAATACCTGATACGTGCTGAAGCCAGGGCAAAGCAGGGTAATCTAGCCGGCGCTATTGCCGATATTAACGTGATCAGGACCCGGGCCGGCCTGCTTAATACTACGGCGGTACTTCAACCTGATATTTTGTTGGCTATTGAGCAGGAACGACGGATAGAGTTGTTTGGTGAATATGGGCACAGGTGGAATGACCTGAGAAGGACAGGACGCGCTAATGCTGTTTTAGGAGCATTAAAAACAACATGGACAGCTAATGCCGCTTTATACCCTATTCCAAAAACAGAAATACAAAACAATAGTAATCTGACTCAAAATCCAGGTTATTAA
- a CDS encoding TlpA disulfide reductase family protein, with protein sequence MKKIFLATILFFPLITLAQSGQFFLKAQVSDLNKPLKAYLYYDSEGKSVLDSANSSNGTFEFSGHLSGISKASITLDHTGGGRSKLGDKRDILAFYLENGNTNVTASDSIKHGIISGSRINQQNSIYKAFLSANKQTFESLVTRSIAATPEQRKDSTFRKNLSELYKKTAEERELLQIQFIKIHPDFYISYLALVEVAGPIIDVEKILPLFNSLSVDIRRSEAGLAFEKTIDMAKITSIGAMAPLFTQNDVNDKPVSLSSFRGKYVLVDFWASWCGPCRAENPNVVKAYQRYKGENFTVLGVSLDRAGKKDEWLAAIKADGLEWTQVSDLKFWKNEAAKLYGIRAIPQNFLIGPDGKIVGKNLDGKELSQKLQEIFGH encoded by the coding sequence ATGAAAAAAATATTTTTAGCAACCATTTTGTTTTTCCCTTTAATTACACTTGCTCAAAGTGGGCAATTCTTCTTAAAGGCTCAGGTTAGCGACTTGAATAAGCCATTAAAAGCATATTTGTATTACGATAGCGAGGGAAAGTCTGTACTTGACTCAGCGAATTCCAGCAACGGCACTTTTGAGTTTAGCGGCCACCTGTCCGGCATTTCCAAGGCTAGTATTACTCTGGATCATACGGGTGGTGGGCGTTCTAAACTGGGAGATAAAAGGGATATACTCGCTTTTTATCTTGAAAACGGAAATACCAATGTAACCGCAAGTGATTCCATCAAACACGGAATAATTAGTGGTTCTCGTATTAACCAACAAAACAGTATCTATAAAGCATTTTTATCTGCCAATAAGCAAACCTTCGAGTCGCTTGTTACACGTTCTATTGCTGCCACGCCTGAACAGCGTAAGGACAGCACTTTTCGTAAAAATTTGAGTGAATTATATAAAAAGACAGCTGAAGAAAGGGAGCTTCTGCAAATCCAATTTATTAAGATACATCCTGATTTTTACATCAGTTATTTGGCTCTTGTTGAGGTTGCAGGTCCGATCATCGATGTTGAAAAAATCTTGCCACTATTTAACAGCCTGTCTGTAGATATTCGCCGTAGTGAGGCGGGGTTAGCGTTTGAGAAAACGATAGACATGGCCAAAATAACATCTATTGGCGCAATGGCTCCGCTTTTTACACAAAATGATGTTAATGATAAACCGGTGAGTTTATCCAGCTTTCGTGGCAAATATGTATTAGTTGATTTTTGGGCCTCCTGGTGTGGCCCGTGCCGGGCTGAAAACCCAAATGTTGTAAAAGCTTACCAGCGTTACAAGGGAGAAAATTTCACTGTTCTTGGCGTTTCATTGGACCGCGCTGGAAAAAAAGACGAGTGGCTTGCAGCGATTAAAGCCGATGGTCTGGAATGGACTCAGGTATCAGATCTTAAATTCTGGAAAAACGAAGCTGCAAAACTTTATGGCATCAGGGCAATACCACAAAATTTTCTGATCGGACCTGATGGTAAAATCGTTGGAAAAAATTTAGACGGAAAAGAGCTTAGTCAGAAGCTACAGGAAATTTTTGGTCACTGA
- a CDS encoding RNA polymerase sigma factor — MRHYTINITLALFREGEYAAYQVIYKRYWPLLFKHARRILQNDEEAKDAVQDIFTMLWLKGPTLFVNTTLSAFLYSSLRYKIFDVIDRNKIKGDYFNSLESFIDQGELTTDNIIREKELAASIEKEISFLPERMREVFELSRKSHLSYKEIAEKMNISDNTVKKQINNALKLLRFKLGVSISIAISIFYL, encoded by the coding sequence ATCCGTCATTACACGATTAACATAACACTAGCTCTGTTTAGAGAAGGTGAATACGCGGCTTATCAGGTAATTTATAAAAGATACTGGCCATTACTTTTCAAACATGCACGTAGAATACTTCAGAACGATGAAGAGGCTAAAGATGCAGTTCAGGATATCTTCACGATGTTGTGGTTAAAGGGTCCAACACTATTTGTGAATACCACGTTATCTGCATTCCTTTATTCATCACTGCGTTACAAAATATTTGATGTCATTGATCGCAATAAGATAAAAGGGGATTATTTTAATTCTTTAGAATCCTTTATTGACCAGGGAGAATTGACAACGGATAATATTATTCGAGAAAAAGAATTAGCTGCTTCAATTGAAAAGGAAATCTCATTTTTACCAGAAAGAATGAGAGAAGTTTTTGAATTGAGCAGAAAATCTCATTTATCCTATAAAGAAATCGCTGAAAAAATGAACATTAGCGATAATACGGTAAAAAAACAGATCAATAACGCATTAAAGTTGCTACGATTTAAATTAGGTGTTAGTATTTCTATTGCCATCTCTATATTTTATCTATAA
- a CDS encoding IS630 family transposase (programmed frameshift) encodes MVRYTIKLTKEEVGELYSIINKGSHSSQTFRTAYILLNCDEGEYAEKITNEQISKVLKVGMRTIDRVKKKFIEEGFEGVLDRRPTSRVYETKSDGDVEAKLVALCCSEPPEGFAKWSLRLLADKMVELEYVESISHVTVRSVLKKNELKPWKVKGWVIPPEKSSEFVANMERVLDVYKKPYDEEFPVVCMDESPKQLIEEGQPSQAMKPGQEARVDYEYIRHGVVNIFMANEPLRGKRFVEITAFKTKKDWALFVKRIADEWYPTAKKITLVMDNFKTHSASAFYETFEPAEAKRLWDRFEFVYTPKHGSWLNMAEIELHVLNGQCLNRHISTMLKINEEVAAWQHNRNNKNSKINWQFENKDARIKLKRLYPSLHD; translated from the exons ATGGTACGTTATACGATAAAACTTACAAAAGAGGAGGTTGGAGAGTTATACTCGATAATCAACAAGGGCTCCCATAGTTCTCAAACATTCCGGACAGCCTATATACTATTGAATTGTGATGAAGGGGAATATGCGGAGAAAATAACAAATGAACAGATCAGCAAAGTCCTGAAAGTAGGGATGCGAACGATAGACCGGGTGAAGAAAAAGTTTATTGAAGAGGGTTTTGAAGGTGTTTTAGATCGTCGCCCCACCAGCCGTGTTTATGAAACAAAATCAGATGGCGATGTAGAAGCGAAGCTGGTTGCCTTGTGTTGCAGCGAGCCGCCTGAGGGGTTTGCTAAATGGTCATTAAGGCTACTCGCCGATAAAATGGTAGAGTTGGAATATGTAGAAAGTATTTCGCATGTAACAGTAAGAAGTGTGCTTA AAAAAAACGAACTTAAGCCTTGGAAAGTAAAGGGCTGGGTAATACCACCGGAAAAAAGCAGCGAATTTGTAGCCAATATGGAACGCGTATTGGATGTATACAAAAAACCTTATGATGAGGAATTTCCGGTTGTATGTATGGATGAGTCGCCAAAACAATTGATAGAAGAAGGGCAGCCCTCTCAAGCCATGAAGCCTGGCCAGGAGGCAAGAGTAGATTACGAGTACATAAGGCATGGGGTAGTCAATATATTTATGGCCAACGAGCCTTTGAGGGGCAAGCGCTTTGTAGAAATTACGGCGTTTAAAACCAAAAAGGACTGGGCTTTATTCGTAAAAAGAATAGCAGATGAATGGTACCCGACAGCGAAAAAAATAACTTTAGTAATGGACAATTTTAAAACCCATTCGGCCTCTGCATTTTACGAGACATTTGAACCAGCCGAAGCCAAAAGGCTATGGGATAGGTTTGAGTTTGTTTATACGCCCAAGCATGGAAGCTGGCTCAATATGGCCGAGATAGAATTGCATGTATTGAATGGGCAATGCCTAAACAGGCATATTTCAACAATGCTGAAGATCAATGAAGAGGTAGCGGCATGGCAACACAACAGAAATAATAAGAACAGCAAAATTAACTGGCAGTTCGAAAATAAAGATGCGCGAATAAAACTGAAAAGACTTTATCCGTCATTACACGATTAA
- a CDS encoding RagB/SusD family nutrient uptake outer membrane protein produces the protein MKTIKITYKLIICQLVLLVCVLISGCKKFVDVGAPSNQLVTATVFTSDNTVNSALAGMYYSFAISKSYDLQFSMSFLTGCSADEAQYTTSGSSLDAFIQNTVQADDGYVSSMWTSCYSSVYQANAIIAGINNSTGGISDAMKTEALGEAKFMRALCYFYLVNLWGDVPMPLTPDRAISNSLSRSAKAVVYQQIISDLTDAKASLLADYSYSSSQRTRPNKYAAAALLARVYLYNSDWVNAEANATFVISAPSFSLLSTANLGGIFVKNNTEAILQFDASPSGTAGQGYTTEGQYFTLDITTIPDYQLSSSLFKAFESGDRR, from the coding sequence ATGAAAACTATAAAAATCACCTATAAACTAATTATCTGCCAACTGGTTTTGTTAGTGTGTGTATTAATCAGCGGATGCAAAAAATTCGTTGATGTTGGTGCGCCCAGCAATCAATTGGTTACGGCTACCGTTTTCACCAGCGACAATACGGTAAATTCTGCTTTGGCAGGTATGTACTATTCCTTCGCTATCAGTAAATCTTACGATTTACAATTCTCCATGTCATTTTTAACAGGCTGTTCAGCAGATGAAGCCCAATATACTACTTCCGGCTCCAGCCTTGATGCTTTTATCCAGAATACAGTTCAGGCAGACGATGGTTACGTATCCTCTATGTGGACCAGCTGCTATTCATCAGTTTATCAAGCCAATGCCATTATAGCCGGCATTAATAACAGTACAGGTGGCATTAGCGATGCTATGAAAACTGAAGCCTTGGGTGAAGCGAAATTTATGAGGGCGCTTTGCTATTTTTACCTTGTGAATTTATGGGGAGATGTGCCGATGCCACTAACTCCCGACCGGGCGATTAGCAATTCGCTTTCCCGCAGTGCAAAAGCTGTGGTATACCAACAAATTATTAGTGATTTAACCGACGCCAAAGCCTCCTTACTGGCAGATTACTCCTACTCGTCAAGTCAGCGCACCCGGCCCAATAAATATGCTGCAGCTGCCTTGTTGGCAAGGGTTTATCTTTATAACAGCGACTGGGTAAATGCCGAAGCAAACGCTACTTTTGTAATTAGTGCCCCGTCATTTAGCTTACTTTCTACTGCTAACCTTGGCGGTATCTTTGTAAAAAATAATACGGAGGCCATATTGCAATTCGATGCTTCTCCATCAGGCACCGCGGGCCAGGGATATACTACCGAGGGACAGTATTTTACATTGGATATTACAACCATTCCGGATTATCAATTAAGCAGTAGCCTGTTTAAAGCATTTGAATCGGGCGACCGCAGATGA
- a CDS encoding FecR family protein, with amino-acid sequence MEHNRAKALIAKYLSGNCTPEEKIIVESWYTKELSAREDQLPEPDYDKLEQEIWDKLPQQKIGQTTKIWPRIAIAASVLLFLYTGFYFFEKRQRPLQTAQSIKHEIVPGSTKAVLILGNGKKLVLNNAKNGLLAMQGSAEVQKTATGEVIYTNTEPGTDVPLYNTMTTPVGGEYRLTLADGTQVWLNAASSIKYPTAFKESERKVEITGEVYFEVAHDAAKPFLVITGKQTVEVLGTHFNINAYPDESTVKTTLLTGSIRISSVGKVALLKPGEQSQVNERGGITKLDHANIEEAVSWKNGYFRFNNENIRSVMHKLSRWYDVDIKYDGAVSDEGYYGTISKYKTISEVLEMLQQTKGVHFKIEGRRIVVTG; translated from the coding sequence ATGGAACACAACAGAGCCAAAGCACTAATTGCAAAATATCTATCGGGAAATTGTACACCGGAAGAAAAAATCATTGTCGAAAGTTGGTATACAAAAGAACTATCCGCTCGGGAAGATCAGCTTCCAGAACCAGATTACGATAAGCTGGAACAAGAAATTTGGGATAAGCTTCCTCAACAAAAGATAGGTCAAACAACTAAAATTTGGCCTCGTATTGCTATCGCCGCATCGGTTTTGTTATTTCTTTACACCGGATTTTATTTTTTCGAAAAACGACAGAGGCCATTACAAACTGCACAAAGTATCAAGCATGAAATTGTGCCTGGAAGCACCAAAGCGGTGTTGATTTTGGGTAACGGCAAGAAATTAGTCCTCAATAATGCCAAAAATGGCCTATTAGCCATGCAGGGCTCTGCCGAGGTGCAAAAAACGGCGACCGGTGAAGTGATTTACACTAACACGGAACCAGGTACCGATGTGCCGCTCTACAACACCATGACAACTCCTGTGGGCGGCGAATACCGGCTCACCTTAGCCGACGGAACACAGGTTTGGCTTAATGCCGCTTCATCTATAAAATACCCTACTGCATTTAAAGAGAGTGAACGGAAAGTGGAGATTACTGGAGAAGTATATTTTGAAGTAGCACATGACGCAGCCAAGCCATTCCTCGTAATCACGGGGAAGCAAACCGTAGAAGTGTTGGGAACGCATTTTAATATCAATGCATATCCTGATGAATCAACAGTCAAAACAACACTATTAACGGGCAGTATAAGAATATCGAGCGTTGGAAAGGTGGCATTATTGAAACCTGGAGAACAATCACAGGTGAATGAACGAGGAGGGATTACCAAACTCGATCATGCAAACATTGAAGAAGCTGTATCCTGGAAAAACGGTTATTTCAGGTTTAATAACGAAAATATCAGGAGTGTTATGCATAAGCTATCGCGCTGGTACGATGTAGATATTAAATACGATGGGGCTGTTTCTGATGAAGGTTATTATGGAACAATTTCTAAGTATAAAACGATCAGTGAAGTTTTAGAAATGCTACAGCAAACTAAAGGTGTACACTTTAAAATTGAAGGAAGGAGGATTGTTGTAACCGGATAA
- a CDS encoding IS1182 family transposase has translation MGAKVVFKPYDPDQLTFLPYKLEELVPEGHPVRIVKQVVDLIDVKPINRKYKGGGASSFHPRLMLKLLVYGYLTNTYSSRKLEDQAAQNVHFMWLLGMKKPDHNTINRFRSEKLSGILKQIFSQIVLLLAEQGIVSLKETVFTDGTKIESVANKYTFVWGKSIKNSKEKIKSQLDELWKYAQGLAAEELKDTTPISFEEINPEKVKETIAKIDAALNDKEEVSKQVKQKLNYARKNWPANLERYDQQEKQLGIRNSFSKTDPDATFMRMKEDHMLNGQLKPGYNLQISTQDQFILNYSLHQTSTDYQTLPSHIDQYEALYNTLPQAVVADAGYGSDENYGILQQKGIEAYIKYNTFDKEQKEGIKAFSNDSLHYNEGENYLTCPMGQRMAHIGDGQRITTSGHVQLISRYQAKNCNNCPMRGVCHSGQGNRIVEVNHSLRKHKQEAKERLNTEQGIKYRKRRPADVEPVFAQLKHNHGFRRFLLKGMSKTEVEIGLLSIAHNLRKWKA, from the coding sequence ATGGGAGCGAAAGTAGTTTTTAAGCCATATGACCCTGACCAGTTAACATTTTTACCGTATAAACTGGAGGAGTTAGTACCTGAGGGCCACCCGGTACGCATAGTCAAACAAGTAGTTGACTTGATAGACGTTAAACCGATCAACCGCAAGTATAAAGGCGGCGGGGCATCAAGCTTCCATCCGCGGCTGATGCTGAAACTGCTGGTGTATGGTTACCTGACCAATACCTATTCATCAAGAAAGCTGGAAGACCAGGCGGCACAGAACGTCCACTTTATGTGGCTGTTGGGGATGAAGAAGCCCGATCACAATACCATAAACCGTTTCCGGAGCGAAAAGCTGTCGGGTATCTTAAAGCAGATCTTCTCTCAGATTGTACTGCTGTTGGCAGAACAGGGTATCGTTTCGCTTAAAGAGACTGTGTTTACCGATGGCACCAAGATCGAATCGGTGGCGAACAAATACACCTTTGTATGGGGCAAAAGCATCAAGAACAGTAAAGAGAAGATCAAAAGCCAGCTGGATGAACTATGGAAGTACGCGCAAGGCCTTGCGGCAGAAGAACTAAAAGATACCACGCCAATATCTTTTGAAGAGATCAACCCTGAAAAAGTAAAAGAAACCATAGCTAAGATCGATGCCGCTTTGAACGACAAGGAAGAAGTAAGCAAGCAGGTCAAACAAAAGCTGAACTATGCCAGAAAGAACTGGCCTGCAAACCTGGAACGTTATGACCAGCAGGAAAAGCAGTTAGGTATCCGTAACAGCTTTTCAAAGACCGACCCGGATGCGACTTTTATGCGGATGAAGGAAGACCACATGCTGAACGGGCAGCTTAAACCTGGATATAACCTACAAATATCCACACAAGATCAGTTCATCCTTAACTACAGCCTGCATCAAACCTCTACCGATTATCAGACCCTGCCATCTCACATAGACCAATACGAAGCACTATACAACACACTTCCCCAAGCAGTTGTGGCCGATGCCGGCTACGGTTCAGACGAGAACTACGGCATCTTACAGCAAAAAGGCATCGAAGCCTATATCAAGTACAATACGTTCGACAAAGAACAAAAGGAAGGCATCAAAGCGTTCAGTAATGACAGCCTGCATTACAACGAAGGGGAAAACTACCTGACCTGCCCGATGGGCCAGCGGATGGCACATATCGGTGATGGTCAAAGAATAACCACATCGGGCCATGTACAGCTGATCAGCCGTTACCAGGCAAAGAATTGTAATAACTGCCCCATGCGTGGCGTATGCCATAGCGGGCAGGGCAACCGGATCGTTGAGGTGAACCATTCCCTGAGAAAACACAAGCAGGAAGCAAAGGAAAGATTAAATACAGAACAGGGCATCAAATACCGAAAGCGAAGGCCTGCCGATGTGGAACCGGTATTTGCCCAACTGAAGCATAATCATGGCTTCAGGCGCTTTCTGCTGAAAGGCATGTCCAAAACCGAGGTCGAAATAGGCCTGTTATCCATCGCTCATAACCTCAGAAAGTGGAAAGCCTGA